The genomic region TGAGGACGACGAGTTCCAACTGGAGTTCGCGCCGGACCGGCTGGACCGCCTCTCAGTAGAGGGTGTCGCGCGGTCGCTTCGCTACCACTACGGCGACGACCGCGGGGTGGATATCCCCAACACGAACAGCGCCGACTGGAGCATTGAGGTCGAGGACCAGCCTGACGAGCGGCCCTACGTCACCGGCGCTATCGTCCGCGGCCTGGATATGGACGAGGCTGCACTGGAATCGCTTATCCAGTTGCAGGAGAAGCTCCACGCGACGATGGGGCGCAAGCGGGCGAAAGGCGCGATTGGGGTTCACGACCTCACAATGCTGAAAGGTGACTCGGTCGCGGACGAGACGGGCAAGTCCATCACCTACACCAGCGCGGACCCCGACGAGGCCACGTTCGTTCCGCTGGACGCCGACGCGGAGATGACTCCAAGCGAGGTCATGGCGTCCCACGAGACCGGCCAGACCTACGGTGACCTTGTGGCCGACTTCGACCGCGTGCCGGCCATCTACGACGCTATCGGGCTGTTCTCGTTCCCGCCGGTTATCAACGGCCGCCGGACCGAGGTCAGCGTCGACTCCCGGGATCTGTTCATCGAGATGACCGGGACCGACCAGTGGACCATCGACCATATGTGCAACATCGTCTGCTACGCGCTCGCAGCCCGCGGCGGGCAGGTCGAGAAGGTTGATGTGTCCTACGCCGATGACGCGCCCGGCGAGTACGCTGGCAAGACGCTGGAACGACCGGACTTCTCGGTCCGAACGAAGACAGTCACACACGACCGCATCGAGTCCATCCTCGGCGTTTCACTGGACAACCGCGAGGTCATCGACTACGCCGAGCGGGCCGGCCTCGATGCCACCGAGACGGAATCTGACGACGGTGTGGCATACGAGGTTGAGGTTCCGCCCTACCGCGTCGACGTCATTCACCCACTGGATATCATCGACGACATCGGTCGGGCGCTTGGGTTCAACAGCCTCGAACCGACGTATCCCGACGTGTCGACGGTCGGCGGTCGGCATGAACGCTCCCGGCTTGAGGACGCTGCCCGCGACGCGCTTGTCGGCCTGGGCTTCGAGGACCTGCTGAACTTCCACATGATAAACGAGGTCGAGAACTTTGAGCGGATGAATCTCTCGACGCCGGAGGCCGAAGACGGAAACGACGCTGACACTGTCGGCCTGGCTGACCCGGTCACCATTCAGGAGCCCTACAGCGAGGACTACACCATCCTCCGGACGTGGGCACTCCCGTCCATCATGATGGTACTGGAGAACAACACTCACCGGAGCTACCCGCAGGACCTCGCGGAAATCGGGCTGGCCGCCGGTCTTGACGATTCGGAGAACACTGGCGTTGCTGAGCATCGCACTGTCGCCGCAGCGCTCGCGCGCACGGACGCCTCATACGAGGATGCGAAGGCCCGCCTGCAAGCGCTCGCCGACGCCTTCGACAAAGACCTCTCGACGCCTCCGACCACACATCCAGCGTTCATCGGCGGCCGCGCCGCAGAAGTCGTCCTCGACGGTGAGTCGGTCGGTGTCATCGGCGAAATTCACCCGAAGGTACTCGTCGAGCACGATCTGGAACT from Haloarcula sp. H-GB4 harbors:
- the pheT gene encoding phenylalanine--tRNA ligase subunit beta; protein product: MPVVDVDPDELRYLTGHDEKDDDELKSDLFNLGLEFEGWTEDDEFQLEFAPDRLDRLSVEGVARSLRYHYGDDRGVDIPNTNSADWSIEVEDQPDERPYVTGAIVRGLDMDEAALESLIQLQEKLHATMGRKRAKGAIGVHDLTMLKGDSVADETGKSITYTSADPDEATFVPLDADAEMTPSEVMASHETGQTYGDLVADFDRVPAIYDAIGLFSFPPVINGRRTEVSVDSRDLFIEMTGTDQWTIDHMCNIVCYALAARGGQVEKVDVSYADDAPGEYAGKTLERPDFSVRTKTVTHDRIESILGVSLDNREVIDYAERAGLDATETESDDGVAYEVEVPPYRVDVIHPLDIIDDIGRALGFNSLEPTYPDVSTVGGRHERSRLEDAARDALVGLGFEDLLNFHMINEVENFERMNLSTPEAEDGNDADTVGLADPVTIQEPYSEDYTILRTWALPSIMMVLENNTHRSYPQDLAEIGLAAGLDDSENTGVAEHRTVAAALARTDASYEDAKARLQALADAFDKDLSTPPTTHPAFIGGRAAEVVLDGESVGVIGEIHPKVLVEHDLELPVAAFEFRLDALE